Genomic segment of Mercurialis annua linkage group LG6, ddMerAnnu1.2, whole genome shotgun sequence:
CTAGGAAGTAAAATGTGATTTGGTCAGGCATAAATATTTGATATGGGATAAGACATgtataaaatgttatattttggaTATATTTAGTAATGTGGGAGTAATAATGATGCTGGATAGTAGGGAAAAAGAATGAAGAAATATAGATGCCATTCCTCTGTCAGCATAACGTCCCCTTCACGAGAATGACCATTTGCATCTGTTTGTCTTCTTTCTTCCTTGGAATGTGTATTTGATACTCTCTCTATCTCTCTTTTCTACCACTAAGAAATTATTTCAAAGCAAGGAAGAAAAAATTcttggaaataattttcaacTGATCCGATCTAGAAAAAAATAACTAATGTTGTGAATATAAAACTCAAAGACGCACACCCTCAAATTTATTCGTGATTAAAAAGAAAGATGCTATAATATCCTACTAATTTATACACCAAACTAATatataaataccaaaaaaacaCATCTCAcaatgatttgttttgtttttgttgagataaatttaatgaaaatgTTGCTGCTCAAGCCACGGCCAAAACCCAGATTGATCATCCATGCCAACGAACATATTGCTAAGACTCTCTTCTTTTACCAGTTGATCATTTATATTGCTGGGTCTTGACGAAGGAATAGGGTGGTTGTGGAAGAGCTGTGCGACTACTCCTGTTGTTGGCCTTGCGCATGGAAAAAGTGGTCTGCTTGTGATGGGACTTTCGGTGGGCGGTGTGGTTGAAATATCAAGCTTCACATCGCAGCTGTTCTCGCTTCTGTTACTGCAAGAACCTTCTGTTTCTTTATTCAGGTTTATTGATTCTGTTGGTTCCCTGCTTTTCAGTGCCATGATCTGTTACACATCGGTTGAGAGTCAAAAGCCAGATAAAAATGAGTGTGGCTAGTTTGCATGCATTTGTAATCATACCTGAGCATGAAGGCTGCGGTTGTGCGATTGGAGAGAATCGTTATGGGCTTTGAGGGCTTCGAACTGTGTTTTAAGCAGATCGTAATCTTTCTCGAGCTGCTTTGTCTTCCACCTGGCTCTCCTGTTCTGGAACCAAATAGCAATCTGTCTGGGCTGCAGCCCCAGAGCCCTAGCCAGCTGCATTTTCCTCTCAGGTTCAAGCTTGTTCCCTAGTTCAAAGTTCTTCTCCAGGGTCTTCACTTGCTCCATGTTCAGCCTCCTCTTCTTTTCTCCTGCTTGTGACCCATCATCATCTGACACCTCATCCTCTCCTGAGTATGACATTGACCTTTTTCCTAGAAATGATGCCACTCCTGCACCCATCTCAAACATTCAAATAAACCTAAAATATCCagtataaaacaaatatatatacataccaTGAAAATCATGAGGAGTGCAGGAGGAGGGTAGAATTGGAATTggctgatgatgatgatgatgatcttCTTCATGAGACGACGGTGGAAGCATGAAATTTGCTGGGAAGAAAGCCATCCCATTGCAGCTCATCGCCTTATTCTTGGAATCTAACTCTCATCTCCAAACACATGCCAATCTAATCATTAATGGTcagcaattttattttttggtttaatgACTAGCTTATATATAATATGGATACAGCTATGATGAGGTCATAGGTGGAGTTATTTGTGTTTCTTAGtagtatataattaatatatgtagAAGATgaagagaagagagagagagagaggtcTGTGATGATGATGAGTCTATAGTTTTCTTCTctttatatgaatatattttattaattattcacTGATGCAatcaaaacagaaaaaagaTATGGGCTTCTTCTTGGAAGTTGTCcacatttcttttatttatttattttagagtaaagtTTTTATAAATGTGACAGTGATATCAAAAGGTAAAACAGATCAGTGGTGATActgatatttgaaatcaaaaggCAAGTTATATAGATGAGAGTTTGATAATCTTATGTCATTTTCCATGCTATTTTCTTACTTAACcaccataattatattttctcaaTAAAGACAGTTGTCCtcaaatttaagaataattattGGGTATAACCGTtacgccatgtcattcgtgcaacaaatcaATCATGTCCTAGCCAtgtgaaaaaattaatgataaaaaaaataagtgataattaaaagatttcctATCGCAAACTTTCATTGGTTTGttataaaaatgacgtggcgctacggttgtgtgggataaacactccaaatttatatatcaaaaaattacaCACTGATCTTTCAACTAGCTAGCTTGATTGCTTTTTCTGAAAAAAGAATTGGGTTGATTTCTTTAAAAGTGAAGTGGGTGACTTCAAATGAAAAAGGGGAGAAGAGAGGTGGGGGTATCTCCTCTTCCTTATATCATCCCTTTAAACTAGACCCTATAAATAAGGTATGCCTGTTCTTTCAAATAAAGTTCTTAGGATCAATAATTGAAACTCTACAACTCTCGATTTTTCAAACAAtggatatttaattttttttttcattactaaaattatcattttatgttGCGGCGATGGCTACATGCCGCACAACAATACTAATTTATTGATGTATTTAACATCAAATGCcacatcatatataaattaatatcacCTTTTATATAAAActtataagaaataaaatttataatttgatgacttttttaaattatctttaaaattaaataataacttttcaGTAGAGAATTTTTTGATGAAACGAAATGATAACATCgataataaaaaagaaacatgGTAAAATAAAGTATCCATATTATAACTGATGGATCCGGACAAACGGGTAAAGATATGAATATGGAAAATGGGTTGAGATGCGGTTCAGACTTCTTGCACAAGATAAACGTACATAGAAGTGATAAGTGGATCTTTGGGTTGTGGGGGCCGAATTTACTCTGATGCCTAATTCAGTAGGGTATTTAATAGGTGTAATAAATGTAtgtatagaaaaaaaaaaagaaaatgaggTTGTTACCCTTTTTATTGGCTTATTAGTGTGGTATGTCTTTCTTTCTCGATGTGGGATTTGGAGATTTTATAGTGTTCCATCATTAATTCCCTTGGAATATTTGCGTCGACTAGATATTTATGTCCAGCTTCTTGTTGATGCAATCTGGTAGATGTAATGTTTCTTGCCTCGGAATTGTAGATTTTTTGGATCTTAGATGTATATTCGGGTTTAGGCGAATATCTAAATTTGGAGATCACATCTAAGGTTCAAAGAAACGTACGTTGGATGTTTTTCTCCCACACTTATTTTCACAGATATTTTCGAACTTTAAAGGTACTTGCGCCTGTTGCCAGATTACTATTTTTATGATCTCAGATGTAACTCGGTGTTTGGACGTTACTCTAACCCCGAAAGTACATATAAGATCAAAGGAAATAATATGGTGttcttctttgtttttctttttgtccTCTTTCTTTACTTCTTCCTTTAGTTGTGGTGGTATTTATACTCCGATGTTTGTGTTGTGCATATGTTTCCCTTGGTTTATTCAATGCTACTCGTGcattattgtttttatattttttgacgGTTAATTAACCACGTCGTCTCGTATTCCGGAATTTTTTTAACGTGCTGTAATAAATGGTgaatttttccctttttttgtCTTGTTGTGTGTTTTcttgttattatttattttgtcttccaGAATTTAAAAGGTTTGTTTTCCATCTATAactctctttctttttttcttatatataGATCTCgccttcttctttcttttcttttacttcttttaGCCTCTACCAAAGATTTGtatttagtctttttttttgCTCTGTTTTCTCCTCGAAGTCGCATTTcactaaaattgcaaaaatgttgTGATGACCGTTTGACGAGTATGAAGAGGGCTTACAAAAATGTTGTGCTTGATAGGGCCGAGGTCATTGTTGATAGGGAGAGTGTGGCTAGCTTGTCAAACTACTGAAGATCAACTTCAAGAGTCTACTGAGGTAGTGCCCCTTATGTTTCAACGTATCATCGCCAAGTTTGTGCTGTGATTCTCAAGGTTCGCCCCAAGATGGATGTGTCTTTTCTACAGGTTGACTTGGGACAATTTTGGGGCCATGTTTGGCAGTCCTAGGGGTGAAAAaggcttcttcttcttcttttgccTTCTTCTTCGTTGGAGGTTGTTTCCACTAGTCCCGCTATTGTCTTTAACTCCCCGAAGTCCGTTCCCGCTCCTACACCAAAGACTTTTGTTACTGCTTCGGGCTCTACCGTTCCTACTTCTTCTAAGGCTGCCTTTAAACAGTTTGTTATTATTgccttattttattattattattattatatatatatatatatatatatattctttctcttttctttaaaGGGATTATGATCCCTTTGTATGTGTCACACAATTCGTCGGCActttaataatatttgttttgtCTCGTTTGCTTCTTTCTTGAAATCTCttgttctttttaatgtttagttTTTCTGTAAGtaacttttcttttcctttacTTCTTCGTTTTATGCTCTTTCTCCGTATGCAATCAGAGCACGCCTTTTGCTATATTTAGTATATGAATCTTTATGCTCTTTCGATTATTCTGGCTATTTCCTTGTGGATCATGTTATCTTGTCTTTGTTTTATgagaaatgtttctcatttATGTTCCGGTTCTTCTTTATGGGAAAAGTCCCTCATCCATATTTGGCTGTTGCATTATGAgaaatgttttccatttttttttctttttggtcaTTGACTTGTGAGAAATATTTTCCATTTGTTTTTGGTTATTGCCTTATGAGAAATGTTTCCCATTTGTTCTTATTCGTTGCCTTATGAGAAATATATATCATTTacagtatttatttattttgttttattcttATAGTAGAGGGACCAGGCTGAGACATGTTCGAGGGTCATAGCCCTGACATATCTCATACATTTGGTTGCAATGCTTATCTTGATATTTCGTTGGAAGgaactttttatatatttggtaAACAAACTATTTACAAAAGATGTAGTACTTTTACCGTTAATGTATTGTGTTTTTGGTCTTCTTCAGTCCTTCCTTCTTTTCTTGGCGCTCCTTATAGGTGTGTTACTTCTCCTCTGTCACTTTCTCCATGGCTAGCATATAGAATCAGGTAGCAACATTTTGATCGCCTTTTACATTGAAAACTCCTTATAATGTTGGTTTCTTCATTGTTAGATATCAGATGCTGGTTATTGACTCTCATGTCATTCTGTTTGCTATCTGCATCATTTCTTCCATTGATCTTTTCTTTTGTGGCCTCAAGTTTCTTCCCTATTATCACGTTAATAATTCACGTGACATCCTTCTTTTTGGATTTCTCTTCATACTTTTTTATTTCTCTGTCCATTTCTTGTTTATTCTGTTTTTGTTTTCGTGTTTTTGGTGTGTGAATTTTCTCAGCACCCCAAATTCTATTGGcttttcaatttcattattAAGTCATAGCATTCTTTTGTGTCGTGTCAGtggtttttatgaaatttgatcTTGTTTTATGAACCATTTTTCCAGACCATTTCTTTGCCTGTATGTTTGGTAAAAAGAAGAATCTTCTCCTTTGAGAATAATCaaaaaaggaaagtgttcggtGATGATATTGTCATTGCTGATGTGCAAGAAGTTGAAGTTTATTTTCAGTATCGGTTCTCTTTCACCCACATGCGCACATTAGCCGGGTGTTATTAAGTGGGGTCCATGTTTGGTTTTCCTTGCCATATCGCCCGCCTCGGTACTCCTTGTTGTTGTGCTTGCTCTTGCTTCGCAAATAGTATGAGTCACCATAAGGGAGTATCAGTTGATGCTTCGATGTCTGGTGGTGTGGTCTTTTCTTGAGTAATAAGTGTGTCTTTCTGAGGAGGTTCCTTTGCTTTCTTCTTTCTTTGATGTGTCTTGATCTTATATCTTCTTCCATTATCCACATGTATGCACTTTTGTGCCACCGCCATGATTTCTAGGTAAGCCTTAGGCTTCTTTGACGTGAGCTTGTCTCCTAGTATTCCCATCCTTTTTCCTTTCTTCAGCTCTTGCACGACCGTGTCATTGTTTATATCCTTGATTTTCATTCCTTCATTGTTAATCACTCGATGTAGGCTCCCAATGTTTCTTATTATTCTTGTCTGCAGCGATAACATTCTTCTGAGTTTCTCTTTGGTGGAATATTCATGAAGAACCTCATTACGAATTCTTGGTTATGTTATTTCTAGGATGTAATTGTTCATGTTTCAAGATGATTGAACCACCATTACACAGTGTCGTTGAGGGTAGTTGGGAATGGTTTGCATAAGATGGCGTCTTAAAGATCCAAGAAAACCATCTTGTTGTAAAATGTAGTCACGTGACTTTCTGGACACCCAATTCCATCAAAGTTGTCGAAGTTGGATATCTAGAAATGTTCGGGCAATTTTTCTGATAAGATATTCGTTGCCAAAGGCGATTTTCCTCGGTTCAAGCTTCTAGTGATGATGTGCTCCTTTCCCTTGCTACCCGTTGCTGACAGCATGGACTTGGCTATAAATCTTTGTACTTCTAGCAAATTGATGCCTTCTATTGTTAGCTCTGATCGTCTAATCCTTCTTTATTCCATTGATGCTTCTGTTGGTCCTTTTTATTTTGACACTTGGGTGGTCGTTGCTCTGTCTTGCCTTCCGTTAAATGCTTCTCTTTCCAATTGTGTTCGTCCTCTATTTGGTTCCTTTATTGTTCCTCCTGCTTCTGTCACATCTCCTTGTTCTCCTTTTGTCCTTTTTGTTGCTGTTTGGGATATGAGCATGCTTGTTGCTTTGCTATCACCACAGCTATATTCTCACGGAATCGCAAAGCATTATCCACAGTCTGTTTGATTATCTCTTGGTGCGTCGATCTGGAACTCTCTCTGGTGCTCGGATTTGGCATTCTGAATCCTTGGAAAAGAATAGTCGATCGAGCCGCTTACTGGTGGGTGTAATATCTTGTGTGTTTCTGGCAGGTTTTTCCGAGGTTTCGGATAGTTTCTGGtttgtttttgattgattatgtGTTAGTTTTTGACATGTGTGTGATTATGATGACTTGGTTGGATCATTTTACTGCTGGTTTGAgtttttgaatgattaattGTATGTTGTTTAATGTGGattttataatgattttgaaCCATTgaattttataagttttattCGAGGTTTAAGCTGTTTTAGGGATTTGAACGATCTTTTAGCCTTTTTCACGATCgcttacattttttaaattttgaacgATAGTTAACAATTTTCGACGATAGTACACAACATCATTATTTACACAACAAACtcgttttgaattttattttcacTCAATTTCAAAACTTCAAATAGAGGTTTATGTCTCTAAGACTCATACCTTTTACTAAACCTGAACCTTGATGTTTGGAAGGTTTCATTTGATCCTTGAGTGTTCTTGAGcaagattttaaaagtttgcacATGGAAAGAATTTTGAGCTTTGGGTATCAAACAAAAGTGGTTTTATGCTTTCTTTCTCAAATTATTTTCTAGTTTTAAgcttcaagaggttagtggtgACCGCCATATTTGATTCCATGTATTGCATGTTGTATTTGAGTTGTTTATTCATAATTTGGTGGAGTTTTACTTATAGGTTTTGTGTTGATCATGCTAGCATGTGTTTTGGACATTTTAAGCATGCATTTGTGACATGGATGTTGTTTTTTTAGAGGTTACACATTTTGGAGATGGATTGTTGGTATAATTATGAGCAAGGCTGAATTCATGCTTAATTAAGCAATCTATTAATGTTTATATGcttaatttgatatttagaTGAAATTGTTGGTTTGTATCGCATGTATGTGGCTCTTATGGCATGATGATGATTCTAAAAGTGAGTATATCAGCTGgtcatatgatttttgttgatttggtataattttggtgttatttggcaaattataaatttacggACCAAATTGCACTTTTCGGCAATTTGAGGGATTAAATAATCTTTTTTCCAAATATGTGATTTTAGACCCTTAAGGGCTTTTTTGCGAAAAATGGCGTTTTCGTCATTTTTTGGATTTTCAAAAAGATATTATTGTTGTGGATTTTATGAAAtgatatttcaaaaaattatttatcttttcgAGATTTCGAGTTTCGGACTTCGAGATGTGGATTTAGGCCGAAACAAGCGTTGAACGCTCTTGGAAAATGTAAAGTGGTTTTctgaaatattattatataatattaaaattggttTGACAAAATTACAGACTTTTGCGGATTATGtgatttttagtgatttgagtcATTAACGTGATTGCTTGCTGTGAGTATGGTATAAAAGTCTTCTAAATTTAAGatattatattttcatattttaattaaaggtTTTTTCCAAGCCGGTTTTTGTCAGACCCGTCGACGTCCTGTGGTGTGGAATCGGACTGCAACTTACATTAGAGCTTATGTAGAGTTGTTTTTTGGaatagcaagctgtgagtttatgcatttatatttatttcattaagtaattaaaatgctagagattatttataaaaaaattcgagCTATGTTTTTAATATCGTTATGGGAACATCTGAACATTCTATCATATTGGGAAGAAAGGACTGTGTGCGCACAATTTTGATCGATATGgtaaatgataaatatatacGCGTATTTATAGATATGGATTATAGTGATGTACTCGGTTGATTAAATTCTCAGCCTTCATAACTTATGGATTAAGTGAAGTGGGTGATATACTCGGTTGATTAAATTCTCGGACCTCGCGACTCCTTTGATTGTGGATCCGATTTTGGATTAAGAGTTTGATCGGTGATGTACGCGATGGATAAATATCTCGGATTTCACGATCACTTGGATTCAATGATTTTATAAGATATCACGAGTTGAGATTTAAGGTTCCATTCGTTTCCataataatgatattaaatattttcaaatgtttttgttttacttAATCAGATATATTTGTATAAAGTCAATCATATATTTATCTGACCGGTGGATTTTAATATGTTTCAGGTGTT
This window contains:
- the LOC126653909 gene encoding homeobox-leucine zipper protein ATHB-13 translates to MSCNGMAFFPANFMLPPSSHEEDHHHHHQPIPILPSSCTPHDFHGVASFLGKRSMSYSGEDEVSDDDGSQAGEKKRRLNMEQVKTLEKNFELGNKLEPERKMQLARALGLQPRQIAIWFQNRRARWKTKQLEKDYDLLKTQFEALKAHNDSLQSHNRSLHAQIMALKSREPTESINLNKETEGSCSNRSENSCDVKLDISTTPPTESPITSRPLFPCARPTTGVVAQLFHNHPIPSSRPSNINDQLVKEESLSNMFVGMDDQSGFWPWLEQQHFH